The Alistipes finegoldii DSM 17242 DNA segment TCGAAACGCGCCGTGTTGAAGCTGATGGCGAATGATACGTTGGTCGTTCCCGTGACGTTGCCGTCCTCGTCCTTGTCGGTGCGGGTGCCGTTGAGCGTCGGTGCGAAACCTGTGACGTAGCATCCCGAACCGGAGGGAGTGCCCTTGACCTCGGTCGTGGGACCGTTGAAATAGAGCATGCTGCCCTGATAGGAGCTCTTGTTGGCGATACGGTTGAATGCGAACGCCGTCCAACGCTTGGTGTTGAGGGCCGTCTGCATCGTTTTGGGCTGGTTGGCGCCGTCGGCGCGGTCCAGCACCGTCAGCCACGACTTGCCGCGGCCTTCGAGCGTATTGACCATGTAGTTGTCGATGGCGGCGTAATCCGCATCGCTGCCGGCCAGCGCTCCGTCGGTCAGACGCGATACGAACTGGATTTCGGCTTTGAACTTGTCCGAAGGGGGAGCGATCGTCTCTCCCGACTTGTACTCGTCCAGACCGTTGTCGCAGCCCGTGAAGACCGGGGCGGCAAGGGCGAGCGCCAGAAAAATGGATAAATATCTCTTCGTGTTTTTCATCTCTGTACTTTTTTAGCTGTTTGATACGCGCTTAATTCTTCAGTACGGCCGTGCCTGCGATGGGGTAGTGGTCCGAAATGACATTGAGCCGGTCGCCCTTGACGACTTTGTAGTCGCTGCAGCTCCATTTGCCCTGCGGGAAGCTGATGAAGTAGTCCAACTTGCTGTAACCGCCGAACGTGCCGTCGTTGTTGCAGAGCCGGGTGCCCGTCTTCTCATACTCGCGGATTGCGCTGGAGCTGGGACCGCAGTTCATATCGCCCATGATCAGCACGGGGATGTTTTCGGCAACGGCCGGAGCGATCGCGTGTTCGATGACCTCTTTGGCCTGACCCAAGCAGGTCTCGTCGCCGCCGAAAGCGTCGAGGTGGGTGCAGACGATGCGCACCTTCACCCCTTCGGGTTTGGAGTCGGTCGGAACCAGAATGTCTGCCCAGCCCGCCGAACGCTGGTCGGCGCCGGTGTACATGCCCAGCAGTACCGAAGCCGAATTGACGATCGGGTATTTCGACAGAATGCCGTTGCCGTAGGCGCCGTTGTCCTTGTTGTAGGAGAAGACGAAGAACGGGAACATGCCGAGCGACTGTGCGCATTCGGTCAGCTTCTCGACCGAACTCATGCGTCCGGTCGCGGTTTCGAACTCGTTGAAGCAGACGATGTCGGGGTTTTCAGCCTTGATCTTTTCCATGGCCTCGGCGATTTCGAAATAGACTGCATTGGAGTTGTCGTCGTATTCGAACGACTTGATGTTCCACTCCATGCACTTCAGCTTGACGTCCTGTGCCTGTGCCGACGCGGCCGGGAGCATCATGCAGAGCAGTGCGCCTGCTCCGAGGATATATTTGTTGATTTTCATAATCGTTTCTGTTCTTAAATATGGTTTAATAACCCTTGTTCTGCTTCAGGTAGACCGTGCCGGTGAATGCCCGCTGCGGAATGGGGAACACCTTGTTGTAAGTCGGATTGAAGGTGCGGCCCGGATAAACTTCCACCTCTTCGGCAACGATCTGGCCGTTGACCTTCTTCGAAATGACGCTGTACAGCGGCTTGGCGTAGGTCGTCGTGGCGATGCCCCAGCGGACTACGTCGATATGGCGGCTGGGCTGGAACTCGAAGGCCAGCTCGCAGCGGCGCTCGTTCATCAGCTGGGCCTTGGTGGCCTGACTGTTCTGCGGCAGACCTGCACGGTCGCGGATCTGGTTGAGCAGCTGCTTGGCCTCGGCGTCGCCCTCGCCTTTGGTCCAGATCAGGGCTTCGGCCTTCATCAGCATCACGTCGGCATAGCGCAGCAGGCAGCAGTTGAGCGAGTTCCAGAGTTTGTCGCGCAGCGCGGACACCTCTTTGCCCTTGCAGTCGGCGCCTTCCCACGGGGAGATGAACTTGCGGCAGATCAGACCTGCCGATACGTGGCCGGTCGTGTAGTCCGAGACGCTTCCGTCGGTGTTGTAACCGCCGAAGGTGATGTCACGGCCTACGAATTTGACGTGCTGGCCCGGATAGAGGATCGTTACGTCGCGGCGCTGGTCGCCCTCTTCGAACGCATCCCACAAATTCTTGCTAGGCGTGAAATACCCCCACGTGTTGTAGAGGCCCCAGCCAGCGTTGACGAAAGTTACGCCGTGGTAGCGGGCGCCGTTGGTATAGTCGCCTTCCAGCGAGAAGATGTACTCCTTGGAGTGGTTCTGCTCCTTGCGCCAGAGGTTGGCGTACGAGTTGAGCTTGTTCGACGGATCGATGTAGAGTTCGCGTTTGTCCGAACCGGTAAGCGCCATGATCTTGTTGCACATCTCCAGTACGATGTCGTAGTATTTCGCGTCGTACTGCGCTGCATAGAGGGCTGCGCGGGCTGCGTATCCCCAAGCTGCGGCCTTGTGCGGAAGTCCGATCTGCGAGGCGTCGAGCTGCGAAAGGTAGGGAAGCATCTCGCCTGCCGTGCGCATGTCGGAGATGATCTGGTCGTAGTTCTGCAGTACGTGCGCCGGGCGCGGGGAGTCGATTTCGGCGGCGGGAGTCGTGTCGAGGATAATCGGAATACCGCCGTTGGTGTCGTCGCCGTAATAGGGAACCATCCAGAGCATCGAGAAACCGCGGAAGAAATAGGCGGTGCCTACAGCCTGGTTTTTGTATCCCTGGTCCAGCTTCATGTCGGGGACCATCTTGATGATGTTGTTGGCCTTGGCGACATTCTGGTACATCACCTCCCAAACACGCGAGACGTCGTTGTCGTTGGACGGCGACATGCGGAATTCGCGGATTTCATCGACCGACGGACGGGCGCGGCCGATCAGTATGTTGTCGCTGGCGCATTCGAGCCACATATGGCCGCGGCCGCAGATCTCCTCGCTCCAATAGGGCGAGACGAAGTGGTAAAGGGCGTAGATAGCTTGGTCTACATCCTCTTTGGTCTTCCAAGTAGCGTCTTTGCCGTAAGGCTCCCTGTCGAGGAAATCGGAACAACCCGAAAGGCAGAAAGCGCTTATGGCCAGACAGAGGCTGAATATGGTTTTTTTCATGGTCGTAGTTGTTAGAAGTTGATGTTTACACCGAAGTTAAAGAAGCGCGACGTGGGATAGATACCGCTGTCGAGACCGTAGTTGCCTACTTCGGGGTCGGTGCCGGAGTAGCCGGTGATGGTGGCCACGTTGTCGATGCTCAGATAGACGCGGACCGAACCCTTCTCCATGCCGATGTGGCGGCTGATATGCTTGGGCAGCGTGTAACCCAGCGTGATGTTCTTCAGACGCAGGTAGTCGCCCTTTTCGAGGAAGATGTCCGAAACCTTGAGGTAGTTGCCGTTCATGTCGTCACTGAGGCCGAGTCGCGGATATTTGCTGGTCATGGGTTTGAAATCCCATGTGTTGTAAACATCGGTTGTTAGGTTACCCAAGTCTTGACGACCGTTCATTCCCAACTGTTTCGTGCCGTTGTAGACATAATTGCCTGCGACGCCCTGAAACATAAAACTGAAGTCAAAACCTTTCCAATCGAGCGATCCTCCAAAAGAGTAGGTTTGTTTCGGAGTATAGGAGCGGGATAATACGCGGTCGTTGTCGTTGATTACGCCGTCGCCGTTGGTGTCGATGAAACGCAGGTCGCCGACCTTGGCATCGGGCTGCAGCATCTTGACCTCGCCGGTGTCGGGATCCTTACTGATATGACGGTCGATCTCGTCCTGCGAGCGGAAGATACCGTCCGTGCGGTAGATATAGTAAGAGTACCATGGGTGTCCTGCTCCTGAAGCAAAAAGCTGAATGCCGTTGAATGTGGGGTATTTGTGCATTACAATGGGCTGGGGGCCGTAGTCCTCTACATAACCTTTGTTGGTCGAGAAAGTGCCCCAGACATTGTAGTTGAACTTGCCTTGTGCGGCGCTGTTCCGATAGGATACGGAGAACTCCCATCCCTTGTTGATTACGTGGCCCATATTACCCAGCGGCGCATTCTCTACACCCATCTGCGGCGGAATCGTGAGGTAATCGACGAGGTCCTTCGTTTCCTTGTTGTAATAATCGACGCTGACTTCGAGCGTGTTGTGGAGCATTGTCAGGTCCAGACCGGCACTGGTCTGGACGGTGGTCTCCCAGCGTGCGTCCGTATTGGGGATGGTCGCCAGATAGGTTCCGTAATGGGTCGTGCCGCCGATAAGCGAACCGTCCGGGTAGATGGAGAGCGGAATGCTGGTCGGGTTGGGCAGGTTGTAGAGGTCTACGTTGCCGACCTTACCCCAGCCTGCACGGAATTTCACGAGGTCGAAGACCTTGTTGAGACCTGCATTCTGGAAGAATTTCTCCGAGGAGAGTTTCCACGATCCCGAAATGGCCGGGAACCAGTCGTAGTTCTTTGCTGCGGGCAGTTTCGACGATGCGTCGCGGCGGATGCTGCCGGTGAGGAAATAGCGGTCGTCGAACGAATAGCCGAGACGGGCAAGGAACGAGACCATCGAGTAGTCTACTATATCTTCGTTCGGGTTCTTGGTCCATGAGCCTGCGGCGCCCCATACCAGATTGTGGTCTTCGTTGGAGCCGTAGCCCTGCGTGCGGAAGTCGCGGAAATGTAGTTTCTTGTAGTCGGTGGTGAAACCCGCCATGGCGCTGATGTGGTGGCGTCCGAAGACTTGCGCGTAGGTAGCCGTCGTTTCCCAAAGATAGTGGAAGTTGTTGTAGTTGAACTGCTCGCGGCTCGAAGTGCTCGATCCGCCCGGCACGTCGATGACGGGCGAGAATTCGTCCTCCTCGCGCATGTCGAGGTCGGCCGTGAACTCCGATTTCAGGGTCAGCGACGTGATCGGCTTGATTTCCAGCGAGGTGGTCGAGAATATCTTGGTGCGCGGGTAGCGGCGGTGCATGGTTTCGAGCTGGGCGACGGGATTCACGATGTTGGGACCCTCGACGCCGCTGGCCATGTCGGCCGACGAAGCGATACCGCCCCATTTCGGTTTGCCGTCGTTTCCGTAGACGATGTTGCCGTTTGCGTCGCGGTCATAAACCGATGCGGAAGCGGGAAACCACATGGCGCCGTAGATGGGGCCCGTGTGCGAGGTACTGATGTTGCCCTGTCCGTTGGAGTATTCGAAGTTTACGCGCTCCGACAATTTCAGCCATTTGACCGGCTTGAATTCCGTATGGAGTTTCGCACCCAGCGCTTGGCTCCATGTGTTGAGCAGGGTGCCTTCCTTTTTGTCGTAGGTTACCGAGAGGATCGACGAGAGCGTCTCGCTGCCGCCGGTAATCGACACGGCATAGTGCTGCGTCAGACCCGTGCGGAAGATTTCGTCGAGCCAGTCGGTGCGGGTGACGTTGGCGCCTGCATAGACCTGCGGGTTGGCCAGATTGGGCAGCGAGCTGCCCGGCGAGTTCTCGACGGCCTTGCCCCAGACGTCGCAGAACTGCTGCGCGTTGAGCATCGTCGGGAGGTTCATGGAGCGTTCGAAGCCGACCGATACGTTGACGTTGACGCGGGCTTTACCTGCCTGCGCCTGACGTGTGGTGATCAGAATTACACCGCTCGAACCTACCGAAGCACCGTAAATGGCGGCCGAGGCGGCATCTTTCAGGATGGTGATCGTCTCGATATCTTCGGCCATGTAGGGAGCGCCGGGGACACCGTCCACAACGACCAGCACGCCGTCGCCCGAAGTCGGGCCGATATTGTCGCGGCTGTATGCGGCGCTCTTGTCCGTGCCGTCGTCGTTGCCCTTCGAGCCGCGACCGCGGACGGTGAACGACGCTTTCTGCAGCGGGTCGCCCGACTGCTGGATCGTAACGCCCGGCATGCGGCCCTGCAGGAGGGTTCCGAGATCGGCGGCGCGGCTGCGGGCCGCATCGTCCACTTTGACGGTGGAGACGGCCATCGAGAGGTCCTCTTTACGCTGCGAGCCGTAACCGATGGCAACGACTTCGCCGATCATCGTGGCGTCTTCTTCCATCGTGACGTTGATTTCCGTGCGGTTCATGACGGCCAGCGACTGCGGTTTGTAGCCGATGAACGAAAAGTCGATCACGCCGTCCGGTTTCACGGAAATCTGGTAGCGGCCGTCGGCATCGGTGGTGACGCCGTTGGTCGTGCCCTTTTCTATGACCGAAGCGCCGATGAGCGGAGTCTGGCTGCTGTCGGTCAGCTGTCCGGACACCGTGACCCGATCCTGCGCATGGGCCGGAAGAATGAGTATGCTCAGCAGCAGACTCATCAGAAGAAAGCGGACGAAGCCCCTGTTCTTCTCCGAAGTTGTCAAATTCATTTTCATAGAGTTAAGGTTAATATTAATAGTAATTGTGTAGAGAGGCTCGGTAATTCTCGGTTTTGGCAGATATTTATTTAAATATTTTAAAAATAGGCGCGGTTTTGGTGTCGATTTGCAGTATGTGCAAAATCGATATTCAAAATTATGTATCTGTAAATTGTTGGTGGGCGTGGTTTGCGTATTTGAATCCTCAAATTGCGTATAATTGACTGCCGCGCCGGAAAAAACCGGACGATACATATATACAAAAAAGCTCCGGACTCTGTTGGGGAGTCCGGAGCGCGGATGTCTGTGCTTTTAATATATAGGTGTCGTTCCGATATGGCCGTCCGCCTATTGTGCGGAATCGCCGGCGGCCCGTCAGCTTTGGCCGGAGCCGTCGCCGAAGAGCGCCTTGACGAACTCTTTGCGGTCGAATATGCGCAGTTGGTCGATGCCTTCTCCGATGCCGATGTAACGGACCGGGATGTGGAACTGGTCGCTGATGCCGATTACCACGCCGCCTTTGGCCGTGCCGTCGAGTTTGGTGATGGTGAGCGAAGTGACCTGCGTTGCCTGCGTGAACTGCCGGGCCTGCTCGAAAGCGTTCTGTCCGGTCGAGCCGTCCAGCACGAGCATCACCTCGTGCGGCGCGCCGGGGATCACCTTGCCCATGACGTTGCGGATTTTGGTCAGCTCGTTCATCAGGTTGATCTTGTTGTGGAGACGGCCCGCCGTGTCGATCAGCACCACGTCGGCGCCGTTGGCCTTGGCCGAGGTCAGCGTGTCGAACGCCACCGATGCCGGGTCGGAACCCATCTCCTGACGGATCATCGTGGCTCCCGCACGGTCGGCCCAGACCTTGAGCTGGTCGATGGCGGCGGCGCGGAACGTGTCGGCGGCGCCGATCCAGACCTTTTGTCCGGCTTTGGTGAGCTGGGCCGCGAGTTTGCCGATGGTCGTGGTCTTTCCGGCGCCGTTGACGCCCACGACCATCACCACGTAAGGTTCGCCCTCTTTGGCGTCGAGTCCGAAATGCTTTTCGGAGCCGTGCGACTCCTCCATCAGCGCGGTTACCTCTTCGCGCAGAATGGACTGCAGCTCGGAGGTGCCCATATACTTGTCGCGCGCCACGCGCTCTTCGATGCCCCGGATGATTTTGACGGTGGTTTCCACGCCTACGTCCGACGAGATAAGCACCTCTTCCAAGTCGTCCAGTACGTCGGCATCGACCGTCGAACG contains these protein-coding regions:
- a CDS encoding endonuclease/exonuclease/phosphatase family protein; protein product: MKINKYILGAGALLCMMLPAASAQAQDVKLKCMEWNIKSFEYDDNSNAVYFEIAEAMEKIKAENPDIVCFNEFETATGRMSSVEKLTECAQSLGMFPFFVFSYNKDNGAYGNGILSKYPIVNSASVLLGMYTGADQRSAGWADILVPTDSKPEGVKVRIVCTHLDAFGGDETCLGQAKEVIEHAIAPAVAENIPVLIMGDMNCGPSSSAIREYEKTGTRLCNNDGTFGGYSKLDYFISFPQGKWSCSDYKVVKGDRLNVISDHYPIAGTAVLKN
- a CDS encoding RagB/SusD family nutrient uptake outer membrane protein, with product MKKTIFSLCLAISAFCLSGCSDFLDREPYGKDATWKTKEDVDQAIYALYHFVSPYWSEEICGRGHMWLECASDNILIGRARPSVDEIREFRMSPSNDNDVSRVWEVMYQNVAKANNIIKMVPDMKLDQGYKNQAVGTAYFFRGFSMLWMVPYYGDDTNGGIPIILDTTPAAEIDSPRPAHVLQNYDQIISDMRTAGEMLPYLSQLDASQIGLPHKAAAWGYAARAALYAAQYDAKYYDIVLEMCNKIMALTGSDKRELYIDPSNKLNSYANLWRKEQNHSKEYIFSLEGDYTNGARYHGVTFVNAGWGLYNTWGYFTPSKNLWDAFEEGDQRRDVTILYPGQHVKFVGRDITFGGYNTDGSVSDYTTGHVSAGLICRKFISPWEGADCKGKEVSALRDKLWNSLNCCLLRYADVMLMKAEALIWTKGEGDAEAKQLLNQIRDRAGLPQNSQATKAQLMNERRCELAFEFQPSRHIDVVRWGIATTTYAKPLYSVISKKVNGQIVAEEVEVYPGRTFNPTYNKVFPIPQRAFTGTVYLKQNKGY
- a CDS encoding SusC/RagA family TonB-linked outer membrane protein is translated as MKMNLTTSEKNRGFVRFLLMSLLLSILILPAHAQDRVTVSGQLTDSSQTPLIGASVIEKGTTNGVTTDADGRYQISVKPDGVIDFSFIGYKPQSLAVMNRTEINVTMEEDATMIGEVVAIGYGSQRKEDLSMAVSTVKVDDAARSRAADLGTLLQGRMPGVTIQQSGDPLQKASFTVRGRGSKGNDDGTDKSAAYSRDNIGPTSGDGVLVVVDGVPGAPYMAEDIETITILKDAASAAIYGASVGSSGVILITTRQAQAGKARVNVNVSVGFERSMNLPTMLNAQQFCDVWGKAVENSPGSSLPNLANPQVYAGANVTRTDWLDEIFRTGLTQHYAVSITGGSETLSSILSVTYDKKEGTLLNTWSQALGAKLHTEFKPVKWLKLSERVNFEYSNGQGNISTSHTGPIYGAMWFPASASVYDRDANGNIVYGNDGKPKWGGIASSADMASGVEGPNIVNPVAQLETMHRRYPRTKIFSTTSLEIKPITSLTLKSEFTADLDMREEDEFSPVIDVPGGSSTSSREQFNYNNFHYLWETTATYAQVFGRHHISAMAGFTTDYKKLHFRDFRTQGYGSNEDHNLVWGAAGSWTKNPNEDIVDYSMVSFLARLGYSFDDRYFLTGSIRRDASSKLPAAKNYDWFPAISGSWKLSSEKFFQNAGLNKVFDLVKFRAGWGKVGNVDLYNLPNPTSIPLSIYPDGSLIGGTTHYGTYLATIPNTDARWETTVQTSAGLDLTMLHNTLEVSVDYYNKETKDLVDYLTIPPQMGVENAPLGNMGHVINKGWEFSVSYRNSAAQGKFNYNVWGTFSTNKGYVEDYGPQPIVMHKYPTFNGIQLFASGAGHPWYSYYIYRTDGIFRSQDEIDRHISKDPDTGEVKMLQPDAKVGDLRFIDTNGDGVINDNDRVLSRSYTPKQTYSFGGSLDWKGFDFSFMFQGVAGNYVYNGTKQLGMNGRQDLGNLTTDVYNTWDFKPMTSKYPRLGLSDDMNGNYLKVSDIFLEKGDYLRLKNITLGYTLPKHISRHIGMEKGSVRVYLSIDNVATITGYSGTDPEVGNYGLDSGIYPTSRFFNFGVNINF
- the ftsY gene encoding signal recognition particle-docking protein FtsY — translated: MAFFDIFKKKQDNSAAQASEERKQQQEELNAGLEKTKTGLFSKLARAVAGRSTVDADVLDDLEEVLISSDVGVETTVKIIRGIEERVARDKYMGTSELQSILREEVTALMEESHGSEKHFGLDAKEGEPYVVMVVGVNGAGKTTTIGKLAAQLTKAGQKVWIGAADTFRAAAIDQLKVWADRAGATMIRQEMGSDPASVAFDTLTSAKANGADVVLIDTAGRLHNKINLMNELTKIRNVMGKVIPGAPHEVMLVLDGSTGQNAFEQARQFTQATQVTSLTITKLDGTAKGGVVIGISDQFHIPVRYIGIGEGIDQLRIFDRKEFVKALFGDGSGQS